A part of Palaemon carinicauda isolate YSFRI2023 chromosome 8, ASM3689809v2, whole genome shotgun sequence genomic DNA contains:
- the LOC137645967 gene encoding uncharacterized protein, whose protein sequence is MNKLAIILVLAIFSPSYGQLGFEAPSAPGYSYGAPDLQGAASTLNGVVGGGSGDPIADLAASIPGGGVPGEDYPILASVPDTGFSCADQEFPGYYADTADEAGCQVFHICQFDGRQDSFLCPNGTIFNQQYFVCDWWFNVDCAATEQFITLNADIGKVADDALVGAASDISLSNSYGAPQQVAAPSSSYGVPARK, encoded by the exons ATGAATAAGCTCGCAATCATTCTAGTTTTGG CCATATTCAGTCCATCCTATGGCCAACTGGGCTTCGAAGCGCCTTCAGCTCCAGGATACTCTTATGGCGCCCCTGATCTTCAAGGTGCTGCTTCCACTCTTAATGGGGTCGTGGGAGGAGGAAGTGGTGATCCCATTGCTGATCTGGCGGCCAGCATCCCCGGGGGAGGCGTCCCTGGAGAGGATTATCCCATCCTGGCTTCAGTCCCAGACACTGGATTCTCCTGCGCCGATCAGGAGTTCCCAGGTTACTATGCTGACACCGCTGATGAAGCTggctgccaggtcttccacatctgccagTTTGATGGCCGCCAGGActccttcctctgccccaacggCACCATCTTCAACCAGCAGTACTTCGTCTGCGACTGGTGGTTCAACGTCGACTGTGCAGCCACTGAACAGTTCATCACTCTTAATGCTGACATCGGGAAAGTGGCTGACGATGCTCTCGTAGGAGCTGCCTCCGACATCTCCCTTTCAAACTCCTATGGTGCCCCACAACAGGTAGCTGCTCCTTCAAGCAGTTATGGGGTTCCAGCTAGGAAATAA